CGGTCGGACTCACATATTCCAAACTATTTCATTCGCTTGGTCCTACCCTCCAACCCATCTCTTCCATTTCCACCTATCCTTTTCCCATCACATAATAAAATATATTTTATTATGTGTGCGACCTCACATCTCACACCCCCCAATCTATCAATCAAGTAAATGTGAGAAAAGAGGGGTTTGTCGCTTTATCCGTGATAAAATTATTTAAATGAATTTATTGATTTTATTTTGGTTTGTTTTTGGAACGGTGATAGGCAGTTTCTTAAATGCTGTTATATATCGCCTTCCAAAAGGGGAGACGCTTTTGGGCAGGTCAAAGTGTCCGTGTTGTAGAAAGGTGTTAACTTTTTTTGAGTTGATACCGTTAATCTCTTATGTTTTTCTGAGAGGGAAATGTTCTAACTGTGAATCTAAGATAAGCGTTCAGTATCCATTGGTAGAGGTCGCATCTGGTCTTGTGTGGCTTTTTGCTTACACGCTGGGAGATACTCTCACACACTTAATTTTGCTTGGTGTTATTTTCTCACTTCTCATTGCAATTTTTACTTATGATGTCCTTCATATGTTGATACCGGATGTCTTCTCTATGCCGCTTATAGTCCTATCCTTCATTTTGCTTTTTGTGGAGAACGAATCTGTGAGTTTTGAACTTCTTGCTGTTGGTCCTATCCTTGCGCTGTTTTTCTTCATACTCTGGCTTATCTCAAAAGGCAGGTGGATGGGTTTTGGGGATGTGAAACTTGCGATACCACTTGGGTGGCTTGCGGGTGTGCAGGGCGCATTTTTTGTTTTCCTATTGTCTTTTTGGATAGGCGCTATTGTTTCAATTTTCTTAATTTTGGTGTTGAGTGTGATAAGAAAAGAAAAAATCTTTTCTATGAAAAGCCAAGTGCCGTTTGCACCGTTTCTTATAATCGCCTATTTCATAGTTGAATACTGGAATATTTCTTTTGAAAAAGTGTTAAGCGTTGTATCGGTGTTATAATATCCTTATGAGGTCTTTTCACAAGGGTTTCACTCTCATAGAACTTATAGTAACTATCGCTATCATAGGGATAATGTCGGGTATTATTGTCTTTGCTGACCGTGATTTTGCTGGAAATACTTCAAGGATAAGAACAGGGCAGAGCCTTGCTTTTGCAATCCGTCTTGCACAATCCTACTCGCAATCAGATGAGCTCTCTACAAATCTTAACAACCCCGCTGATGTCGCCTTGCTTGTTGAGTTTCCTTCAAGTGTGAATGATGCAGAAGACGGTGTTACAGAATACAAGATATATCACGAAAAAACGGGAACAGGTGATACCAGCAATATGATACTGGAAGATTCTATCCCCAGTTCTGAAGAAGCGAGTTTCAATTTTGAAGCCAAGGCGGTCTCATTAAACACTTTCAGTGTCGCAAAAGATAGAAGAAACTCAATATTAAACTTTTGTGGCAAAAAAGATGGCACAACAAAATGTATATGGAAGGTTGGCAGCGGTAGCATAGCGGAATCCAGATGTCCTAAAGGAGCAATGGACCCAGTGGAAGGTGGTTTAGGTATGAATAAAAAAGATGTTCTCGTTATTTTCTCACCACCGAATATTGATCCAACATTCATTTTATTCAATAAAGACAATGGTCAAAAAGAAACAATAACTGACGGCTATTTCTGCATAGGTGATCACTTCAATGACTGGCAGACATCAGTCAGTATCATCAGTTCGGGTCAAGTTTTTGTAAGAAGATCAGAATGAAGAAATTAATTAATAAAAAAGAATACGGCTTTACACTCATTGAGCTTATCATTGCTTCCACGCTTTTTGTGTCTGTTGTTGGCGTTGCGCTTGGTGCACTGACTCTTTTTTTGAACGCAAACATAAAGTCACAAAAGGGCAAGGACACTCTTTACACGGTTGATGCTACCCTTGAAACGATGAGCAGAGAACTTCGTTTGGGGCATAGTTATAGATGTGGCAGTAATATCACAAATGTAGTTGAAGAAGCAAAAAAAACAGGCACTTCAGACTGCGAAAGTGGAAATTTTATCTCTTTCAAAAAACAGGGTTCAGATGATGACAGAACGGTATACTTTTTTCATGACGACAAACTGGAAAGCGCAAAGGTAAAATGTGATCCTGAAGGAGACCCTCCTGTTGAAAAATGTAATGTAAATGCAACCGATTTCAAAGAGTTTGTGGGCGAAGGTGTGACATTAGAGAGCGTTCGGTTTAGAGTTACAGGGGCAGCAGACACCGACACGACACAGCCGAGTGTAGATATCTCCCTAAGCGGAACATACGATGCAGGAAATCAAGAGGGTGAAAAAATTTCTATAAGGACAAGTGTTACACAGCGCCGACTTGATATTAAGCGGGACCCTACATCTTCTTTTGCAGTAAGTAATTTTGGTAGGGATGCAACAGCTTTTTATGGGTTTGATGGAACTTCCTGCATAGACGAGGATGGCGAAAAGGTAGAAAAAATATTATGTCAGAATGTGGCGATAAAGGATATAGAGATGGCAGATGGTTCGTTGCTGTTGCTTCATGCAAACGGAAGGTTGTATAAGATGACTGTGCCAAAGAGTGATTCTTGGCGCATACCGCCAACGGGAGGGGTCTTTAATGCAGAACTTATAAAATTTTCTGATGAAAACATAGAGAAGATTGATAATTTTATCGCACACCCAGAGGAAAAATATTTTACAGTTTTGCCACAAAACGAGAGTAAGTGGAGATTGTTTCATTTAGACAGGAAAACAGTTGGTAAGTATGATGAGATAAAGTTGCCAGACATATGTGACGATGAACCGCCTATTGCGAAGGGGGGTAAAGATGACAATTATGTGAGGTCGTATAAAAAGAAAAAAGCGAATGGTTCATGTGATGAAAGCAAAATTTTTGTTAAAAGAAAATGGGGAACATCACCAGAAAAGACAGATACCATATCGGTTATGTCTGGCAAACATTACGCTTTATCTTTAGGTCGTACAGGACAACAATACCGTATTATTGAGCTCTCTAGAGTAACAAGTGTAGGATTAGGATTTATCAGCTCTTCTACATTCTCCTATCATAACAGTTTTTCTTTTGAAGACGAAAGATATGTTATTGGAAATTATGTTTATAATCGTTTAAATGATGGCTATACAAGGTGTGGTGTGGAAGAAAGGAATTGTAATAATGCTGGAAATAAATTATCACTAAGTGGAATTGGTGATGCTGTCTTCTCTAATCCCACTTCCTACACAAGAATTTTGTTTTTGGGAATAAGCAGTGATAATGTTTATGAAGCAAAGGGTGATGCCTTTAATACCAATACCGCGGCAACAAAAGTAGAATTCCCTTCGCAGAGTAGTGGCGTCCCCGAAGGTGCGCTCATAGGTCCTTTTCCAGGGCAGAGGGAGGGGGAGATTAGGTTTAAAAAAGTTGCTTTGAACTCAGAAGGATCATTGCCCTTTGCGGTAGATGTGGATGGCAGTTTGTATGTTTGGGGCTCTAAGGTAGTTACCTCTACATCATCTACCATAAGAGAGAGGGTTTTCGTTCAGCGTCAAAGAGTTGGCTCTGCAGTTAATTTTTATAAAATTGTTAAGATAAACTTTGGATTTTGATTATGTTTAATATAAGTAAAAACAATTATAATAAAGGTTTTTCTATAAGCGAGGTTATCATTGCGCTTGCGATTATAACCATCGCTGTTGGTGCACCGATAACACTCATAACAAGAGAGGTAACTGAAAATACTATAACCCACGAGAGAGTGGTGGCGCAGTTCATAGCGCAGGAGACTATTGAAAATATAAGAAAAATACGCGACAGTAATTTTATAGCACAGGGTGGTGATATAGAGAAAGACTGGCTTGATAATTTGACGGATTGTGTGGGAAAAAATAAATACTGCACCACTACTTTTTTTAATTCCACTTCAATTCCTAATAATGGTTGCAATTCAGACATAAATACTACTTATGGCGGACTTGCAGTAAAGAAATTAACAGAAGGAACAGGTGATATGTGTGTCAATTTGTATCAATATACTGCTGATAATAATCAATACAAGAACGCGTATGTTCCTTGTAATAAAGCTGGTACGTGCCCAGCGGATAATAGTAGTTATGACAGAGGCAACATAGAATACAAGAAAGCATTTCAGATAGAAAGAATATCGGACAGGGATGTAAGGGTTACGGTTTTTGTGTGGTGGTCTGATGCTTTTCCAACTGATGATAAGCAGTGTGAGGTTCGTGATTCTACAAATGATTGTCTCACGGCATCTGAAAATTTATATAGGTGGGTAAGAACTCAATAATGGAAATTAATTATGAAGAATAAATATGAAAATAGAGGTTCGGCATTGGTGATAGCAACGCTTGTTGCTGGTTCTATGTTGAGTATCGCGTTTGGTATATCTTCTATTTTGTTTAAGGAGATTCTTTCTTTTGTTTCTTCGGAGAGGTCATACCATACTTTTCACATAGCCGACACGGCTTTTGAGTGTGCACTTTTGCATGATTTTATATATGGATCTTTTGATAGGTTTGATAATTTGGGCAGACAGCGACTTACAACGGGGCATATCACATGTAACAACAAAATCGCAAGGCAAAACCCAGACGAAGAAGGAGATATATTTAATGCACAAATACCTTTGAGTTATACGGATAATAAGGTGAAATATAAGTTTTATGTCCATGATGGTGAGAGGGAGAAATATTGCGCAAGGGTTGTGGTGACTAAAGAGGAGAAAAGGGAAGATGCAAGTAGCCAAACAAACCTCAAAAGAAAACTGGAAACAACCGTAGAGACTGTTGGGCTAAATCCTTGTGGCGGTGGTTTAACCCAAGGTCAGATAAAGATAAGGCATATAGCGGAGTATTAATTTCAAAACTTCAATTAAATCGGCTCTTCAATTATAATTATATTAATGGATATACCAAAGAAAACAAAGGAGCGGGTGTTAAAATTGCGAGAGATTATAAAAAAACATCGCGACCTGTATCACAGAGAAGATAAGCAGGAGCTGACGGATGAAGCGCTTGATTCAATGAAACATGAACTTGCTGAACTTGAGGCGAGGTATCCTTCATTGGTAACTTCGGATTCTCCAACGCAGGTTGTTGCTGGTGGTGTAAAAAGGGGTTTTCAAAAGGTTGAACACAAGATAGCACAATGGTCTTTTAATGATGTTTTTACATCAGATGAGTTTTTGGCTTTTGATACTCGCGTGAGGAAGGTGGTTGGTGAGATTGATTATTTTTGTGAATACAAAATAGACGGAGTGAAGATAATCGTGGAATATAAAAAGGGTAAGTTGTTTAGGGCGGCAACAAGGGGCGATGGTCGTGTTGGCGAGGACATAACAGAAAATGTAGTTGCGATTAAGTCCGTCCCTCGCAATCTTAATGAGCCTTTGGATGTGATTGTGGAGGGTGAGGTGTATATGTCAAAAAAAGAGTTTGAAAGGATAAACGAGAAACAAAAGAAGGAAGGAAGAGAGGTATTTGCAAACCCACGAAATTTAGCGGCAGGTTCTTTAAGACAGCTTGACTCTAAGATTGTCGCGTCAAGAAATTTAAGCGTGTTTTTTTACGACATTGCAGAAATCAGCGAAAAGATAGAAACTCAAGAGATGGAATATGAAAGGTTAAAATCTCTCGGCTTTCCAATAAATTCAGTGTCAAAGCTGTGTCATAACACGGATTGTGTGGTAGATTTTTGGAAAAAACTTACTGAAAGGAGAGAAAAGGAAGATTACTGGGTTGATGGAGTTGTTGTGAAGGTAAATAGTCGTTCGCTACAGGAGAAGTTGGGCTACACGGGGAAAGCGCCAAGATTTGCTATTGCGTTCAAGTTTCCATCTCGCGAGGCAGCAACTGTGCTTGAGGATATAGTGTTTCAGGTGGGAAGGACGGGGGTCATAACACCTGTTGCAGAGGTTACTGCGGTTGTGATAGACGGAACGACTGTGTCAAGGGCAACTCTTCATAATGAGGATTTTATAAAAGATTTGGATTTGCGTGTGGGCGACACGGTGCTTATAAGAAAGGCGGGCGATATAATCCCTGAGATTGTAAGTATTGTTAAAGAGCTTAGACCAAAGAACACAAAGCCCTTTAAGTTTCCTAAAAAGATTTTGGATTGTGGGGGTGATGGTTCCATCGTAAGAGTGGAGGGCGAGGCGGCATGGCGATGTGTTTCAACAGATTCTTTTATAGGCAGGGTGAGACGGCTTCAGCATTTTGTTTCAAAGAAGGCATTTAATATAGATGGGTTTGCTGAAAAACGGCTTGAGCTTTTTATAGAAAAAGGTCTTGTAAATTCTTTTGCAGATATATTTACATTGAGAAAGGGCGACCTTGAAGGGCTTCCGAGTTTCAAAGAAAAATCTATAAACAATCTTTTGGAGAGTATAGAGAAGTCAAAAGATATAACACTTGCACGACTTCTTTTTGCTCTTTCAATAAATGATGTGGGTGAGGAAAGCGGGCGGATTTTGGCAGAGAGGTTTGCGACAATTGATGATATTGCTTCTGCTGATGTGGAAACAATCGCAGGGGTTGGCGGTATAGGGACTGAGAGAGCGCACGCCATATACTCTTGGTTCAGAGATCCTCTCAACAAAAAGGAGGTTGAGCAACTTTTGTCGCATATAAATATTTCAAACACTACCACCAAAACCAATCTTTTTAATGGGGCGAAAATTGTTGTGACTGGGACATTAAATGATTACACAAGGGATGAAATAAAATCTATGCTTTATGAAAATGGGGCAAAGGTTGTAAGCAAGGTTTCAAAGGCGGTTGACTATGTGGTTGTCGGCAGGGATGCAGGCAGTAATGCCGACCTTGCAAAAAAATATAATATACCCATCGTTGAGGAAGACCGCTTGAGAGATTTTCTATCAAAGGGCTCTCTTTAGGGTTGTGTTAAAATACAAGGAATGAGTAATAAAAATAATTTATCAAGAATACAATCAGCGTTGATGAAGGCAGAGTCGGTGCTGTCTTCTGCGTTAAAAGAGGCAGGCTTTTCTGAGGAAGTATTTCTTGAGATACCAAAGGGGATGCAGGGGGATTTTGCAAGCCCTATTGCAATGCGTCTTGCAAAAAGGGGAGGGAACCCGCTTCAAATCGCTGAGAAGATTGTATCAAAGATAAAGGTTGAAGAACCATTTTCAGATGTGGTTGCGATGAAGCCGGGTTTTATAAACTTTACTTTATCTGAAAAAGAAATAGCAGGGGTGGTGAAAGATATAATCGCAAATCCAGACGAGTGGGGGCGGTCTTCTGTATATGACGAGAATAGAATAATTGTTGAATTCACAGATCCAAACCTTTTCAAAGAATTGCATATAGGTCATTTTATGAGCAACACAATAGGAGAGTCGTTATCTCGCTTTTTTGAGTTTGGTGGTGCAGATGTAAAAAAAGTTTCTTATATGGCAGACATAGGTCTTCATATAGCTAAATCTATATGGGGAATTAAAAAAGCGGGTTTGTCTGTAGAAGAACTTACTTCAGAGAGTTTGGCAGATGCGTATAAGAAAGGGTCAAAAGAGTATGAGGAGGATGAGGGTGCGCGAAGTGAAATAGACGATATAAATGTTTTGATATATGAGAACAAGGATGCAGAAATTACAGCGATTTACAAAAAAGGACACAAAACATCTATGGATGAGTTTGAAGGCTTGTTTGAAATGTTTGGAACAAGGTTTGACAAGTATTTTTTTGAGTCGGACACGGTTGTGTCTGCTGATAAAATAATAAAAAAGGCGTTAGGTGATGGTATCCTTGAGAAAAGTGAGGGTGCTGTGGTCTATCGCGGTGTTGGTGAGGGCATGCATACGGTGGTTTTTTTGAACTCCAGAGGGTTTCCAACATACGGGGGAAAAGAATTGGCGCTACCAAAACTCAAAGATGATTATTGGCAACACAATAAGTCGTTTATTGTAACAGCAAATGAAACAAGGGCGCATTTCAAAACGGTCTTAAGCGCTCTTTCAAAAATAAATAAAGAGGAGGCAGAAAAAACAAAGATAATATTTCACGGAATATTAAAATTGCCAGAGGGAAAGATGTCATCAAGAAAGGGAACCACTTTTTCTGCAAGACAATTTATAGATTCTTTGAGGGAAAAAGTTAAGGGTAAAAGCGATAGAAATCTTAGTGATGAGGATGTGAACGAAATTACTCTTGGGGCTGCGAAATACAGCATACTCTCAACATCTTCTCACCTTGATCGCGAGTTTGTTTATGATAAGGCGTTGAGTATAAACGGAGAAACCGGTCCTTATCTGCAATACGCATCTGTGCGCGCAAGGGTTTTGCTTGAGAAGGCAAAAGAAAGCGATATAAAAATTGAAAACGATTTTTCCATAATCAACCCCACTTTAGCAAGGGAGATAATAAGATTTGAAGAGGTCGTGAAAGAGAGCATAGTGAAACAATCCCCTCACACTACTCTCAGATATCTCGCGGATCTCGCCCACTCTTTTAATTCTTGGTATGAAAGAGAGCCAATTCTTAAAAATGACAGAGCGGGGGACTGTCTGGCTCTTGTCCGTGCTTTTTACTCCACGATGAAAAACGGTTGTTATCTGCTCGGCATAAAATTGCCCAAAGAGATGTAATTTGTTATTATGGTTATTGAATATGAATTTAGATAATAAGGGAGAATCAGCAAAAAGAGAAGAAGAGATATTATCTTTTTGGGAAGATAACAATATTTTCAAAAAATCGGAAGAAGGCATAAAGACCAAGAAGGGTTTTTTTGGTTTTCTTAGCAACAAACCTAAAAAATTTGTGTTTCTTGATGGTCCTCCATTTGCAAATGGTCTGCCCCATCACGGTCACATATTGCAGAGTTTTATAAAAGACGCTATACCGCGATACAAGACGATGCGTGGGTTTTCTGTTCCAAGACAGTGGGGCTGGGATTGTCATGGTTTGCCTGTTGAGTATGAAGTTGAGCAGGAATTAAATGTAAATTCAAAAAAGGAAATTGAAGAAAAAATTGGGATTGAAAAATTTAACCAGACAGCACGCAGTGGCATAATGAAATATTCACAGGAGTGGGAAAAGACAATTAACAGATTTGGTAGGTTTGTGGATATGAAAAATGATTACAGAACGCTTGATACCAAATACATAGAGTCGGTCTGGAATGTGTTTTCCAATTTGTATAATAAAAAACTTGTAGATGAAGATTTTCGTGTAGAACCGCTCTGTCCGAGATGTGAGACAACGCTTTCACATGCTGAAGTGGCGCAGGGGTATATTGATGTGGTTGATACATCTGTTTATCTCAGATTTCCTATAGTTGATAGGAAGGACACCTCTCTTTTGATATGGACAACAACGCCTTTCACACTGCCTGGAAACACTGCCGTTGCGGTTAATCGCAATTTTGAATATGTGGAAGTTTTGCACGAGGGTCATAAATATATAGTCCTTAAAAAACTTGCTAAAAAAATATTTGGTGAAGAAGTAAATGTGGTCTCAACTATTATGGGTAGTAAATTGGTGGGCTTGGAATACAAACCTCCTTTTGAGACATTTGCAAGAAAGGTATTAAAAGATGATAAGAACGCATTTTTTGTTCATCACGCAGATTTTGTGTCAGATGAAGATGGAACGGGTCTTGTTCATATCGCTCCTGCTTGTGGTGAAGACGACTTCAATCTGTCTAAAGAAAAGAACATACCTCTTTTGTTGCACATCTCAACAAACGGTCTGTTTAATGAAGAACTTGGTTTTCTTAAAGGTTGTAAGGCAAAGCAAAAAGAGGAGGGGTCTAAGACGGATGAGAAAATTGTTGCTTTTTTGAGCGAAAAAGATTTTCTTTTTCGCGAAGAAAAAATAGAGCACTCATATCCACACTGTTGGAGGTGTAAATCTCCTTTGATTTATTATGCGATATCTTCTTGGTTGGTTGATGTTCCTTCTATAAGAGAAAAAATGGTAAACAATAACAAAAAGGTGCATTGGGTTCCTTCTTCTGTTGGTATGAATAGGTTTGGAAATTGGCTTAAAGATGCAAAGCCGTGGTGTGTTTCAAGGCAGAGATATTGGGGTGCTCCAATACCTGTATGGAAATCGGAAGATGGGGATGTTCTCGTCATTGATTCTCTAGCGACATTAAAGAAATACATAAAGAGTTCAAATAATGAATACATCTTTGTAAGACATGGTCAGGCAGTAAATAACACAAAAGGTGTTTTGTCTTCAACAAACAACACAAACAATGATCTGACAGAGAAAGGAAGAAGTCAGATAGCCAAAACAGCGAAGGAACTTAAAGATAAAAAAATTGACTTCTTGTTTTCATCTCCGCTTGACAG
The DNA window shown above is from Candidatus Campbellbacteria bacterium and carries:
- a CDS encoding prepilin peptidase → MNLLILFWFVFGTVIGSFLNAVIYRLPKGETLLGRSKCPCCRKVLTFFELIPLISYVFLRGKCSNCESKISVQYPLVEVASGLVWLFAYTLGDTLTHLILLGVIFSLLIAIFTYDVLHMLIPDVFSMPLIVLSFILLFVENESVSFELLAVGPILALFFFILWLISKGRWMGFGDVKLAIPLGWLAGVQGAFFVFLLSFWIGAIVSIFLILVLSVIRKEKIFSMKSQVPFAPFLIIAYFIVEYWNISFEKVLSVVSVL
- a CDS encoding type II secretion system protein; translation: MRSFHKGFTLIELIVTIAIIGIMSGIIVFADRDFAGNTSRIRTGQSLAFAIRLAQSYSQSDELSTNLNNPADVALLVEFPSSVNDAEDGVTEYKIYHEKTGTGDTSNMILEDSIPSSEEASFNFEAKAVSLNTFSVAKDRRNSILNFCGKKDGTTKCIWKVGSGSIAESRCPKGAMDPVEGGLGMNKKDVLVIFSPPNIDPTFILFNKDNGQKETITDGYFCIGDHFNDWQTSVSIISSGQVFVRRSE
- a CDS encoding prepilin-type N-terminal cleavage/methylation domain-containing protein → MKKLINKKEYGFTLIELIIASTLFVSVVGVALGALTLFLNANIKSQKGKDTLYTVDATLETMSRELRLGHSYRCGSNITNVVEEAKKTGTSDCESGNFISFKKQGSDDDRTVYFFHDDKLESAKVKCDPEGDPPVEKCNVNATDFKEFVGEGVTLESVRFRVTGAADTDTTQPSVDISLSGTYDAGNQEGEKISIRTSVTQRRLDIKRDPTSSFAVSNFGRDATAFYGFDGTSCIDEDGEKVEKILCQNVAIKDIEMADGSLLLLHANGRLYKMTVPKSDSWRIPPTGGVFNAELIKFSDENIEKIDNFIAHPEEKYFTVLPQNESKWRLFHLDRKTVGKYDEIKLPDICDDEPPIAKGGKDDNYVRSYKKKKANGSCDESKIFVKRKWGTSPEKTDTISVMSGKHYALSLGRTGQQYRIIELSRVTSVGLGFISSSTFSYHNSFSFEDERYVIGNYVYNRLNDGYTRCGVEERNCNNAGNKLSLSGIGDAVFSNPTSYTRILFLGISSDNVYEAKGDAFNTNTAATKVEFPSQSSGVPEGALIGPFPGQREGEIRFKKVALNSEGSLPFAVDVDGSLYVWGSKVVTSTSSTIRERVFVQRQRVGSAVNFYKIVKINFGF
- a CDS encoding prepilin-type N-terminal cleavage/methylation domain-containing protein → MFNISKNNYNKGFSISEVIIALAIITIAVGAPITLITREVTENTITHERVVAQFIAQETIENIRKIRDSNFIAQGGDIEKDWLDNLTDCVGKNKYCTTTFFNSTSIPNNGCNSDINTTYGGLAVKKLTEGTGDMCVNLYQYTADNNQYKNAYVPCNKAGTCPADNSSYDRGNIEYKKAFQIERISDRDVRVTVFVWWSDAFPTDDKQCEVRDSTNDCLTASENLYRWVRTQ
- the ligA gene encoding NAD-dependent DNA ligase LigA, whose amino-acid sequence is MDIPKKTKERVLKLREIIKKHRDLYHREDKQELTDEALDSMKHELAELEARYPSLVTSDSPTQVVAGGVKRGFQKVEHKIAQWSFNDVFTSDEFLAFDTRVRKVVGEIDYFCEYKIDGVKIIVEYKKGKLFRAATRGDGRVGEDITENVVAIKSVPRNLNEPLDVIVEGEVYMSKKEFERINEKQKKEGREVFANPRNLAAGSLRQLDSKIVASRNLSVFFYDIAEISEKIETQEMEYERLKSLGFPINSVSKLCHNTDCVVDFWKKLTERREKEDYWVDGVVVKVNSRSLQEKLGYTGKAPRFAIAFKFPSREAATVLEDIVFQVGRTGVITPVAEVTAVVIDGTTVSRATLHNEDFIKDLDLRVGDTVLIRKAGDIIPEIVSIVKELRPKNTKPFKFPKKILDCGGDGSIVRVEGEAAWRCVSTDSFIGRVRRLQHFVSKKAFNIDGFAEKRLELFIEKGLVNSFADIFTLRKGDLEGLPSFKEKSINNLLESIEKSKDITLARLLFALSINDVGEESGRILAERFATIDDIASADVETIAGVGGIGTERAHAIYSWFRDPLNKKEVEQLLSHINISNTTTKTNLFNGAKIVVTGTLNDYTRDEIKSMLYENGAKVVSKVSKAVDYVVVGRDAGSNADLAKKYNIPIVEEDRLRDFLSKGSL
- the argS gene encoding arginine--tRNA ligase; protein product: MSNKNNLSRIQSALMKAESVLSSALKEAGFSEEVFLEIPKGMQGDFASPIAMRLAKRGGNPLQIAEKIVSKIKVEEPFSDVVAMKPGFINFTLSEKEIAGVVKDIIANPDEWGRSSVYDENRIIVEFTDPNLFKELHIGHFMSNTIGESLSRFFEFGGADVKKVSYMADIGLHIAKSIWGIKKAGLSVEELTSESLADAYKKGSKEYEEDEGARSEIDDINVLIYENKDAEITAIYKKGHKTSMDEFEGLFEMFGTRFDKYFFESDTVVSADKIIKKALGDGILEKSEGAVVYRGVGEGMHTVVFLNSRGFPTYGGKELALPKLKDDYWQHNKSFIVTANETRAHFKTVLSALSKINKEEAEKTKIIFHGILKLPEGKMSSRKGTTFSARQFIDSLREKVKGKSDRNLSDEDVNEITLGAAKYSILSTSSHLDREFVYDKALSINGETGPYLQYASVRARVLLEKAKESDIKIENDFSIINPTLAREIIRFEEVVKESIVKQSPHTTLRYLADLAHSFNSWYEREPILKNDRAGDCLALVRAFYSTMKNGCYLLGIKLPKEM